DNA from Candidatus Methylomirabilota bacterium:
CGACGAGCCCACGTGTCAAGTTCCGCCGTTGCGCGGTCCGCGTCGCAAGTGCTCGATCGCCTCCTCGCGCGTGGTGACGAGGCCCAGAGCCTGAGCCTCGCGGGCCCGGGCGAGCAGCCGACCCACCTCGGGGCCTGGCCCCAGCCCGAACGCGGCCATGACGTCGCCTCCCCGGAGCAGCGGAAGCGCCGCGGCCGCGACGATGTCCGCCTCAACGCCGGCCATCAACGCGCGCGCCACCTCGCCTCCTGCCCCCGCCCAGACCACCAGCGGCGAGGCGCCGGTCAGGGCCGCGGCATCCGCGAGCGAGAGCATCAGCACGTCGCGCGCCTCGTCGCCCAGGTCCCGGAAGAAGCGGAAGCGAGCGCGCCGGGTGATCACGCCCGCCTGGGCCAGGTGCATCGGCCGCAGGTGCGCGGCCACCAGCCGCTCCAGCACCTGAGTGGCCCGCCGCGGCAGGCGTAGACGCTCGGCGATGACCCGCGCGCGGCCGGCGCCCACCGCATCGTGGCCGACGAAGCGCACGCGGCCGCCCTCGACGGTGCGGGTCTCGGGCTTGGAGACGTCGTGCAGCAGGGCGGCCAGCTTCAGGACCTCCCGACGCGTGAGCCCGCCGCCCAGCTCGTCGTCGAGATGCTCCCGCAGCGCCCGCCCCCACGGGGCGAGCGCATCGAGATCGGCCAGCAGCACATCCACGCCGTCGACCGCGCGCAGGGAATGCTCCCAGACGTCGAAGCGATGCGGCAGCGGCTGCGCGGTGGCCCGCATCGCGCCGCTCTCGGGCAGGAGCACCGGCAACACGCCGAGCCGGTCGAGGGTTCGCAGTCCCGCCCCGGCGCTCGGCTCGCTCAGGATGCCGACGAGCTCGTCTCGCTGGCGCTCGGGCGAGACGCCGGCCAGCCGCGCGGCCCCCTCCGCGATCGCCCGCTCCGTCTCCGGCGTGAGCCGCCAACCCGGGCGCATGGCCAGGCGCACGCCGCGAAGGGCCCGCACCGGATCGCCCACGATGGCGGTGGGCGCGCACACGCGCACCAGACGCCGCTCGAGGTCGCCGAGACCGCCGGTCGGGTCCACGATCTCGGCCCGCCCGTCGCGGAGCAGATCGGCGAGCGGCGCGGCGAGGGCGTTGACCGTGAAGTCCCGCGCGCGCAGGTCGCCTTCGAGCGTCGGCGCCCGCAGGTCCACCAGATCCACCGCCAGGTCACCGGAGCGGCCCAGGATCCGGCCGGCCCCCCGCGCGGCGTCTAGCACCACGAACGCCGCGTCCAGCCGGTCGGCCACCCGCCGGCCGAGGTCGAGAGCGCCGCCGCCCACCGCCAGGTCGAGATCGCCGGCGGCGCGGCCGCTCACCATCTCGCGCAGCGCGCCTCCCACCAGCCACACCGGGCGCCCGGGCCCGGCCAGCTCGACCAGCACCGCCAGCGCCCGGCGTCCCGCGGCCGGAATCCCGTCGACGGAGACCTGCACTAGAGACCGAGCAGACGGCGGGCGTTGTCGTGGAAGATCTTGCGATGAACCGACGCCGGCAGCGGACGCTCCCAGATCGGCCGCCGCTCGTCGTCGTAGTCGTGCGGAGTATTGGGGAAGTCGCTGCCGAACACGATGCGGTCCTGCCAGCGCATCAGATCCTCATCGGTGACGTCGGCCGGGCTCGCCCCGGCGCCACCCAGGAAGATCGGGCTCTGCGGGGCCATGGCAGCGGTGGTGTCCAGATACATGTTCGGGCAGCGCGGCATGAGGTCGAGATGACGGCGCGTCTCCCACTGTCCCATGTGGGCGACGATGACCTTCATCTCCGGGAACATGGTCATGACGCGCTCGAAGCGCGGGAAGCCGTCGTACTGGTTCGGCCAGGGGGCCGAGCCCACGTGGATCAGGAGCACGCCGCCCCGCGCGATCAGCCGCTCGTACACCGGCAGGATACGCGGGTCGTCGGGATGGAAGCGCTGCACGTTGATGTGGAACTTGAAGCCCTTGAAGCCGTAGCGGTCGAGCGCCTCGTCGGCCACGTCGAGGAGGTCGGGGTCCCCCGGGTGCACGGTGCCGAGCGGCAGGCCCGCGGGCAGCCGCCGCCCGGTCTCGTGGAGCCAGGCGTTCAGGTCGCGGGCGAGGCCGGGCTTGTGCGCGTAGGAAAAGAACACGAAGCGCTCGACCCCCTGCTCGGCCAGAAAGCGCCCGACCCACTCCGGATCCGTCCCGTACCGGAAGTCCCACCCGGGCCGGCCGACGAACCAGCGTCGGATGGCCGCCCACAACCACTCCGGGTGCAGATGCGTATGAATGTCGATATAGCGGAAGTCGGCCGGTGCGACGGCCATCACCGGCTCGCCACCCACTGCCCGGGCCAGCCCGGCACCTCGAATGGTGAGCTCACCCGTCCGGCGCGGGCCAGGCGGCTCAGCGCGTCCTCCACCTCGACGCGGCCGAGACCGAAGAGGCGCGCGATGAGCGCGGGCGTCGAGTACACCGCCCCGGACAGGTAGCGCGAGATCAGCCGCTCCAGCGCGGCCGGCCGACGCAGCCGCCGGCCCTCGGCGACCTGGTCGGGTAGCCAGCGCTCGAGAAGATCCCAGCGGTAGGAGAAGGTGGGCTCGTAGCGCTCCTCGGTCTTCACGATCCACAGCCCTTGCTGCAGCTCGCCCATGGCACGCTCGAACTCGCGCGTCTTGCCGGGCTCGAGCATGAAGCATTCGGCGCGCAGGCCGCGCGTGTACTGCGGCGACTCGCGCAGCAGGCAGTCCATGATGCGTTTCGCGGTCAGGGAGAGCCGTCCCGCCTCGTATTCCGCCCGATAGGCCGCCGCCCGCTGATTGCCACGCCCGAGCGTGTAGAACGCCGGGAAGAGATCGAGGGCGACCAGCACCGGCCGGCCCTTGACCAGCTTGCCGTAGTAGACCTGGCGGCGCGCGGGCAGCACGTCCTTCAGCTCCCACGTCACGCCGACACCGTCGTCGTGATGGGAGTGCCGTGGCCACCGGGGCGCGGACCGGCCTGCCACCGCCTCCCAGAGGGAGCCGAGCCCCTCCGGGAAGCGATAAAAGGTGGAGCAGAGGCCGACCGCGTTGACGAACTCGAGCGCGCTCCGCGCCGATCGCACGCGGCGCGAGGGAAGATGTCGGAAGTTGCGGCGCCGGCGGCCGATGAGGGCGACCTCATCCATGCAGCTAACCCAGCTCGAAGCCCCGCTCGGTCACGCGGTACTCGGCGATGTCGTCGCTCTTGGCGCTGCCTCGATGCTTGACCACGCACAGGAACCGCCCCAGCCGGTTGCCTACCCGCTCGCTGCCCATCACCACGATGGTGTTGGCCACCGCGCCGATGTCACCCGCTGCGACCTTGCGGGCGATCAGGTGCTCGAGCTGGGTCTCCTCGGTGGTCACCAGGAGCAGGCTCGTGACCGATGCGTGATCGTAGCGATGCGCGTCGATGAAGGCGCGGTGCTGCCACACCGGCAGGCAGATCTCCATGCCGAGGGTCTCGCTGTCGCGGTGGATCACCTTCCGGTAGAGATCGTCGAAGATGTAGGGCTGGATGTAGTCGCCCGGCACGTCCATCGGCTCGACGCCGTCCACCACGATGCGACGGCTTCCCGCCCCGAGGTGGAAATACACGAACGGGCGGACGGTGTAGAGCGCCTGGTTGTACTGGGCCTTCCAGTTCCAGTCGAACTCGAGCCCGTCGGAAGTGGGCACCTGGTAGTCGCGCAGCTTGCCGACCCACGGCAGCGCGTCGCAGTAGTAGGCCGCCATCTGCTCGGCGGGCGGATACGGATCGGCCATCGGCAGCACGGTGTGCGTCCAGCGCTTGAGGTCCCACTGGTGCAGCCGGGCCGCGTAGGCGTGGTGCTGCTGGGAGTCCCCGCGCGCGTTCATGTCGAACACGATGCCCGGCTCACCGTCGGCCTGCCGGCCCTGGTGACAGAACCCGAGCCCGAGATGGGTCTTGCCGATCCCGGTGGCTCCGTAGACCACCGTCAGGGTGCCCGGAAGGAGCCCTCCGCCCAGCATTTCGTCCAGCTTCGGACTGCCGGTCGACGCGCGCGTGGTCATAGACGGCAAAGTTTACCGGCCGGACCGGTAGACGGCAAGCCGCCCGCCACTTCTTGACACGCCGCCGAGCCGCGCCCTACGCTCGATTCATGCCGCGCCGAGTGGTCTGGTACCCGGCGGGTTCTCCGACAGCCTCCCTGCTCTCCGCGCTTCCCGGCGATCTCGAAGTCGCGCCGTTGCCGGAACGCGGCCCGACGCGGCTCGGGCGCGAAGA
Protein-coding regions in this window:
- a CDS encoding HDIG domain-containing protein is translated as MQVSVDGIPAAGRRALAVLVELAGPGRPVWLVGGALREMVSGRAAGDLDLAVGGGALDLGRRVADRLDAAFVVLDAARGAGRILGRSGDLAVDLVDLRAPTLEGDLRARDFTVNALAAPLADLLRDGRAEIVDPTGGLGDLERRLVRVCAPTAIVGDPVRALRGVRLAMRPGWRLTPETERAIAEGAARLAGVSPERQRDELVGILSEPSAGAGLRTLDRLGVLPVLLPESGAMRATAQPLPHRFDVWEHSLRAVDGVDVLLADLDALAPWGRALREHLDDELGGGLTRREVLKLAALLHDVSKPETRTVEGGRVRFVGHDAVGAGRARVIAERLRLPRRATQVLERLVAAHLRPMHLAQAGVITRRARFRFFRDLGDEARDVLMLSLADAAALTGASPLVVWAGAGGEVARALMAGVEADIVAAAALPLLRGGDVMAAFGLGPGPEVGRLLARAREAQALGLVTTREEAIEHLRRGPRNGGT
- a CDS encoding amidohydrolase family protein; translation: MAVAPADFRYIDIHTHLHPEWLWAAIRRWFVGRPGWDFRYGTDPEWVGRFLAEQGVERFVFFSYAHKPGLARDLNAWLHETGRRLPAGLPLGTVHPGDPDLLDVADEALDRYGFKGFKFHINVQRFHPDDPRILPVYERLIARGGVLLIHVGSAPWPNQYDGFPRFERVMTMFPEMKVIVAHMGQWETRRHLDLMPRCPNMYLDTTAAMAPQSPIFLGGAGASPADVTDEDLMRWQDRIVFGSDFPNTPHDYDDERRPIWERPLPASVHRKIFHDNARRLLGL
- a CDS encoding crosslink repair DNA glycosylase YcaQ family protein is translated as MDEVALIGRRRRNFRHLPSRRVRSARSALEFVNAVGLCSTFYRFPEGLGSLWEAVAGRSAPRWPRHSHHDDGVGVTWELKDVLPARRQVYYGKLVKGRPVLVALDLFPAFYTLGRGNQRAAAYRAEYEAGRLSLTAKRIMDCLLRESPQYTRGLRAECFMLEPGKTREFERAMGELQQGLWIVKTEERYEPTFSYRWDLLERWLPDQVAEGRRLRRPAALERLISRYLSGAVYSTPALIARLFGLGRVEVEDALSRLARAGRVSSPFEVPGWPGQWVASR
- a CDS encoding ATPase domain-containing protein is translated as MTTRASTGSPKLDEMLGGGLLPGTLTVVYGATGIGKTHLGLGFCHQGRQADGEPGIVFDMNARGDSQQHHAYAARLHQWDLKRWTHTVLPMADPYPPAEQMAAYYCDALPWVGKLRDYQVPTSDGLEFDWNWKAQYNQALYTVRPFVYFHLGAGSRRIVVDGVEPMDVPGDYIQPYIFDDLYRKVIHRDSETLGMEICLPVWQHRAFIDAHRYDHASVTSLLLVTTEETQLEHLIARKVAAGDIGAVANTIVVMGSERVGNRLGRFLCVVKHRGSAKSDDIAEYRVTERGFELG